One Fusarium oxysporum f. sp. lycopersici 4287 chromosome 8, whole genome shotgun sequence genomic region harbors:
- a CDS encoding L-amino-acid oxidase — protein MKQSIANVILGLGGAIASSLPVQLHTIGSLTSHLTNIYVKFDQASEGPLSFTYGLCNSKSHSESHYTIAVTESKGVSRLVWIIPDDSYDNGCISAWTEDNVLVGRSEPQRLHRVRRRDVQKRATDPILMNAENGIDTLGPWFDGVEHLSKTGLSALDADAAKEKQIAIVGAGMSGLMTYLVLSQAGMTNISIIEGGNRLGGRVHTEYLTGGPFDYSYQEMGPMRFPSTYKSPETNETMNITDHQLVFQLAEEMNKLNNHDKNLSVDFIPWIQSSLNGLSYKNEFKLPSGLPPTLKEIAGNASLSPASVNDPMTQDLQTKVDTFMPGSEFSTLMAKNMFKAHKQWLETGLNGLGGDQWSEYAFMVNYLKGSLNSTDMNGGWSASSFWDSLYEGMYFSAASYKTIDGGLNRLPLSFHPLVDNITTMGRRIERVRYSETDEKVTLQWRNEHNDTIFQNSTFDYAVIAVPFSVVRRWRLPKLPATISNAIKELNYGSACKVALEFSERFWEHYENPIYGGCSTTTDIPGIGSICYPSYNLNGTGPATILASYISGDMGVRLASMSEEDHVQMVLEAMVEIHGEFTRDLYTGKYNRRCWALDPLESGSWASPTAGQHQLYIPEYFKTYNKMIFVGEHTSYTHAWIASALDSGIRGAVQLLLELGLVDEAKQAVEKWMARWIEVRLYTLLPALKTFKWNIR, from the exons ATGAAACAATCCATTGCAAATGTTATCCTTGGGCTAGGGGGTGCCATAGCCTCTTCTCTACCCGTCCAACTCCATACCATAGGGTCCCTAACTTCTCACTTAACAAATATCTACGTCAAGTTTGATCAAGCGTCAGAGGGTCCTTTGTCATTCACTTATGGCCTTTGCAACAGCAAGTCTCATTCTGAGTCCCACTACACGATAGCTGTCACCGAAAGCAAAGGTGTCTCTCGATTAGTCTGGATCATCCCTGATGATTCATACGACAACGGCTGCATTTCAGCGTGGACAGAAGATAATGTTCTCGTGGGACGCAGTGAGCCCCAAAGGCTTCATCGTGTCAGGCGTCGGGATGTTCAGAAGCGGGCAACAG ATCCAATCCTCATGAATGCCGAGAATGGTATCGATACACTGGGACCATGGTTCGACGGTGTTGAGCATCTATCCAAGACCGGCCTCTCTGCACTCGATGCCGACGCTGCCAAAGAGAAGCAGATTGCAATTGTTGGTGCGGGTATGTCCGGCTTGATGACCTACCTGGTCTTGTCACAAGCAGGTATGACCAACATCAGTATCATTGAAGGCGGTAATCGGCTTGGTGGCCGTGTTCATACCGAATACTTGACGGGCGGTCCGTTCGACTACTCTTATCAGGAGATGGGGCCCATGCGATTCCCCTCTACTTACAAGAGTCCTGAGACCAACGAGACAATGAACATCACGGACCATCAGCTGGTGTTTCAACTTGCAGAAGAgatgaacaagctcaacaaccACGACAAGAACCTCAGTGTTGACTTCATTCCTTGGATCCAGAGTAGCCTAAACGGCCTTTCGTACAAGAACGAGTTCAAACTGCCAAGTGGACTACCCCCAACGCTAAAGGAAATTGCAGGTAATGCATCACTCAGTCCTGCAAGTGTCAATGACCCTATGACCCAAGACCTCCAGACCAAGGTTGATACATTCATGCCTGGCTCGGAGTTCAGCACTCTTATGGCAAAGAACATGTTCAAAGCCCATAAGCAGTGGCTTGAAACTGGTCTCAATGGCCTTGGTGGTGATCAATGGTCTGAATACGCCTTCATGGTCAACTACTTGAAGGGTAGCCTCAACAGCACTGACATGAATGGTGGTTGGTCTGCTTCTAGTTTCTGGGACTCATTATACGAGGGAATGTATTTCTCAGCCGCCAGCTACAAGACCATCGATGGTGGTCTCAACAGACTTCCCTTGTCGTTCCATCCTCTTGTCGACAACATTACAACAATGGGCCGCAGGATTGAGCGTGTCAGGTATAGCGAGACCGACGAGAAGGTCACATTGCAATGGCGCAACGAGCATAACGACACAATATTCCAGAACTCAACTTTCGATTACGCTGTCATTGCAGTACCTTTCTCTGTTGTCCGAAGGTGGCGTCTTCCCAAGCTCCCCGCAACTATCTCCAACGCCATCAAGGAGTTGAACTATGGGTCTGCCTGCAAGGTTGCGCTTGAGTTCTCTGAGCGTTTCTGGGAGCACTACGAGAACCCGATCTATGGCGGTTGCAGTACAACTACGGATATTCCGGGCATTGGCAGTATCTGTTATCCATCCTACAACTTGAATGGCACGGGCCCTGCTACCATTCTGGCAAGCTACATCAGTGGTGACATGGGAGTTCGGTTGGCAAGCATGTCCGAGGAAGATCACGTCCAGATGGTCCTTGAGGCCATGGTTGAGATTCACGGAGAGTTCACTCGGGATCTTTATACCGGAAAGTATAACAGAAGATGCTGGGCGCTTGACCCTCTTGAATCCGGAAGCTGGGCTAGCCCGACTGCAGGACAGCATCAACTCTATATACCCGAGTATTTCAAGACATACAACAAG ATGATCTTTGTTGGCGAGCATACCTCGTATACTCACGCTTGGATCGCCTCGGCTTTAGACTCGGGTATCCGTGGCGCAGTCCAGCTTTTACTAG AACTTGGGCTCGTTGACGAGGCAAAACAGGCGGTGGAGAAGTGGATGGCGAGATGGATTGAAGTG CGACTGTATACGCTCTTACCGGCACTAAAGACGTTCAAGTGGAACATTCGGTAA